The proteins below are encoded in one region of Fibrella aestuarina BUZ 2:
- a CDS encoding S9 family peptidase, with protein sequence MQHRYVLTYVFLVWAALATAQTPPTSSTARSGKILVTDLTRIKQLGEIRLSPNGTQALYTLTSIEAADQPFEFDYRTHVYLTSTTPGSAPKALTRGTESARQPVWSPDGQSVVFSRTVKGKPQLFVMPLGGGEAYQLTSLPYGASNPQVSPDGKRILFSSTASFTELQTDTLLNPTRQAPKWSLEKPGLAGYVPNPKETVKPNPDGSLTEVWAYLAKDVDDKKAKVINRLNFQGESTTEPMMSFQHLYVVDFRTDGPMPTPKAITRGFASYQAAVWHPNGQVILAVTDRDPAQHPDREVDNAIVAIAADGSGTVTPVVSEAGKSFANPTPSPDGKRLAYLGGNSRGVDFAPLMVADLTGTTISNAKEIVFDRAAGNLRWANVPAPTTGKRKSAGAAGYTTLYFTAPSDGGFPIYRLNQQGVTERLSPFELGLTSFDVANGRMVYSQTSIDDPAALYTATPDFTTPALLNAPNADWLAGKTLSRPEKHVYTNSKGQAVDYWIMKPANYVAGRTYPLILNMHGGPTAMWGPGEQSMWHEFQYLCAQGYGIVYANPRGSGGYGQAFQRANYRDWGTGPTEDVLAAATAAAREAWVDTSRQVITGGSYAGYLTAWIVAHDNRFKAAFAQRGVYDLTTFMGEGNAWALVPNYFGLPWEPGAQAVLDANSPYSFVQNIKTPLLIKHGENDLRTGVIQSEMLYKSLKILNRPVEYVRMPGATHELSRTGNVRQRIDRLLRIYEFFERFVGDTGKAK encoded by the coding sequence ATGCAACATCGATACGTACTCACCTATGTCTTCCTGGTTTGGGCTGCCCTGGCAACGGCCCAAACACCCCCTACCTCGTCAACGGCCCGATCGGGGAAAATTCTTGTTACCGATCTCACCCGAATCAAACAGCTTGGCGAGATCCGGCTGTCACCCAACGGCACGCAGGCGCTCTACACCCTAACCAGCATCGAAGCCGCCGACCAGCCGTTTGAGTTCGACTACCGCACCCACGTTTACCTCACCAGCACCACGCCCGGCAGCGCCCCCAAAGCCCTGACGCGGGGCACCGAAAGCGCCCGGCAACCCGTATGGTCGCCCGATGGGCAATCGGTCGTGTTTTCGCGGACCGTGAAGGGCAAACCCCAACTGTTTGTGATGCCCCTCGGGGGGGGCGAGGCCTACCAGCTCACCAGCCTCCCCTACGGCGCCAGCAACCCGCAGGTGTCGCCTGATGGCAAACGCATCCTGTTTTCGAGTACGGCTTCGTTTACCGAACTGCAAACCGACACGCTGCTGAACCCGACGCGGCAGGCACCGAAGTGGTCGCTCGAAAAACCGGGACTCGCCGGGTACGTACCCAATCCTAAAGAGACTGTTAAGCCCAACCCCGACGGCTCGCTGACGGAGGTGTGGGCGTACCTGGCCAAAGATGTCGACGACAAAAAGGCGAAGGTGATTAACCGGCTCAATTTTCAGGGTGAGTCCACTACCGAGCCGATGATGAGTTTCCAGCATCTGTACGTGGTCGATTTCCGCACCGATGGCCCTATGCCGACGCCCAAAGCCATCACGCGCGGCTTCGCGTCGTATCAGGCGGCGGTCTGGCACCCCAACGGGCAGGTGATTCTGGCCGTTACCGACCGCGACCCGGCCCAGCACCCCGACCGCGAAGTGGACAATGCCATCGTGGCCATTGCCGCCGATGGGTCAGGCACGGTGACGCCGGTGGTGAGCGAAGCGGGGAAATCGTTTGCCAATCCTACCCCCTCGCCTGATGGCAAACGGCTGGCGTACCTCGGCGGCAACTCGCGCGGCGTAGATTTTGCGCCCCTGATGGTAGCCGACCTGACTGGCACCACGATCAGCAACGCCAAAGAAATCGTCTTCGACCGGGCGGCGGGCAACCTGCGCTGGGCCAACGTACCTGCCCCCACAACCGGCAAACGGAAATCGGCTGGCGCAGCGGGTTATACGACGTTGTACTTCACGGCCCCATCCGACGGCGGTTTCCCCATCTACCGACTCAATCAGCAGGGCGTTACTGAGCGACTCAGCCCCTTCGAGTTGGGCCTCACCAGCTTCGATGTAGCCAATGGCCGGATGGTCTACAGCCAGACGAGCATCGACGACCCGGCCGCCCTCTACACCGCCACGCCCGACTTCACGACCCCGGCCCTGCTCAACGCGCCCAATGCCGACTGGCTCGCGGGCAAAACACTGAGCCGACCCGAGAAGCACGTCTACACCAACTCGAAAGGACAGGCGGTCGACTACTGGATCATGAAACCGGCCAACTACGTCGCGGGCCGAACGTACCCGCTGATCCTGAATATGCACGGCGGCCCAACGGCCATGTGGGGACCGGGCGAGCAATCAATGTGGCATGAGTTTCAGTACCTGTGCGCGCAGGGCTACGGCATCGTCTACGCCAATCCCCGCGGGTCAGGTGGCTACGGGCAGGCATTTCAGCGGGCCAACTACCGCGACTGGGGCACCGGCCCCACCGAAGATGTGCTGGCCGCTGCCACCGCCGCCGCCCGCGAAGCCTGGGTCGACACGTCGCGGCAGGTGATTACGGGGGGCTCGTACGCGGGTTACCTCACGGCCTGGATCGTGGCGCACGACAACCGGTTCAAGGCGGCGTTCGCGCAACGGGGCGTCTACGACTTGACGACCTTTATGGGCGAAGGCAACGCCTGGGCGCTGGTGCCCAACTACTTCGGCCTACCGTGGGAGCCGGGCGCGCAGGCCGTGCTCGACGCCAATTCGCCGTACTCGTTCGTGCAGAACATCAAAACGCCGCTGCTGATCAAACATGGCGAAAACGACCTGCGCACAGGCGTTATCCAGTCGGAGATGCTGTACAAAAGCCTGAAAATCCTGAACCGCCCCGTCGAATACGTCCGCATGCCGGGGGCTACGCACGAACTGAGCCGCACGGGCAACGTCCGCCAGCGCATCGACCGGCTGCTGCGCATCTACGAATTCTTCGAACGCTTCGTCGGCGATACGGGCAAAGCGAAATAG
- a CDS encoding DUF4259 domain-containing protein yields the protein MRINNLFIKRLVMGAWGHGYFEDDSALDFMADIEDAKNPKKLIKNAFENAVKADYLEADEGNAVIVAAAYVDRQLNGTMFSKVNQDEPLAVDTFPERHSNVDFSDLKEKVVKALNRVLDDDSKLNELWAENESDYPAWRQSIEHLIKRLNQK from the coding sequence TTGAGAATTAACAACTTGTTTATCAAAAGATTAGTGATGGGAGCTTGGGGACACGGATACTTTGAAGATGATTCAGCACTGGATTTTATGGCAGATATTGAGGATGCTAAAAATCCTAAAAAGCTGATTAAGAACGCGTTTGAGAATGCCGTTAAAGCAGATTATTTGGAAGCTGACGAAGGCAATGCCGTTATAGTCGCTGCCGCTTATGTGGACAGACAACTAAATGGAACCATGTTTTCTAAGGTTAACCAAGATGAGCCTTTAGCTGTCGATACCTTCCCAGAACGCCATTCAAACGTAGACTTCTCTGACTTAAAGGAGAAGGTAGTTAAAGCATTAAATCGAGTTTTAGATGACGATTCGAAATTGAATGAATTGTGGGCAGAGAATGAGTCCGACTATCCTGCTTGGCGGCAGAGTATCGAACACCTAATTAAGCGATTAAACCAGAAGTAA